A segment of the Triticum urartu cultivar G1812 chromosome 1, Tu2.1, whole genome shotgun sequence genome:
AGAATTTGTAGAAGTTGGTCTTTCTATATGTGCCCAACCGCAGTGAATTTAATTTGTTTGAAAGGTGAAACCATGAGAATTGAGCTTATGGTTTGCTGTTTTATTGCTTTTGCAGACTTACCCGAACCCATTACAAGACCACCCAGCATATTCAACCGTCAAGTAAGGCTTGTCCTGCGTACATATTGTTTCTTTCATCTTCCGCTCTTTGGTAAGTCTCTGAGTGAGTATGCTGTATATGTGACACTGGAACTTCTCTTCTTATCGGTATCAGGCAATATTTTGTCAATGAAGATGACACCGTACCACAAAAGGTATGTAGAGTGTCGCTCAATGTTTTCAATCTGATGTTGCACGGTCGATTGTGGATTTACAAGTAGCTGTATTTGCTATTACAGGTTGTTGTTCAAAAGAATAGCCGCCGGGGGGTTCACTTCCGTCGCGCTGGACCCCGTCAGAGGGTACGGTCACTTGCACCTCGTTTGATTATTGACTGCATCACTGGCGTCTTGTCTGACAGAAATATTTTGTACTTCAATCTTGTTAGGTTAATTTTGAGTCAGACGAAGTGAAAGCATGCATTGTAAGTTGTGGAGGCCTTTGCCCTGGGCTCAACACTGTTATCAGGGAGCTGGTGTGTGGCTTGGCGCACATGTACAATGTCAACAACATCTTTGGAATACAGGTTTGTGCCATACTGCCCTATTCTAAATGGCCATGTACATACTTGTATCTTTGTCTGTTCCTTCAGTCAAAAGAGGCAAAACAATCTAATGACCAAAATATACAAACAATCTATGGAGTACAAGTCTGTGCCCTGTTCTAAACTTACAATGTCAACAAAACCATAGGACTTGTCCCTCCCACAGATGCTTGTAAATGTTACTCTCGCATTTTTGTACATGTCTATCTAAATTTGTCTTTTGTTAGAAGAACTCACCAGGTACTGTAAGATCTCTATATCATGGTCACACCTTATCAAACATTTCAGATTGCAATGCATCTACTTCTTGACTGGAATCTGTTATATAATACCGACATAACTATAAGATGAATGACCTGCTgtgatttttattttatttttgtgaAATGTTCTCTTCAGATTTTTTTTCAGTGTAATGTAGGTGTGAAAATTATATAATCATGTTAGAGCAGTTTGGCATGTTATGTGTATTGCATATGTTTAGTTTTGGTTATGACTCGGTACCTGTGGTCTCTTAAAATCTTATTACCCAATTATAGAATGGATACAAGGGCTTCTATTCTAGCAATTATGTTGCTATTACACCAAAGACAGTCAATGACATCCACAAACGGGGTGGTACAGTCCTTGGAACATCACGAGGTGGTCATGATACAAAAAAGATTGTTGACAACATTCAGGATCGGGGAATTAATCAGGTAAATATTACTGTTCAAATTGCACCCCTGTGACATAGCCATTTTGACTGGACATGAACTCATACTCTCGGATATGTTGTTTAGGTGTATATCATTGGAGGAGATGGAACTCAGAAGGGAGCATATGAGATCTATAAGGTAATTAATTTATAATGCTACAAATGTTGAGTCATATAGGCCACCTTTTCATTGTAAGTGTACATGAATGCATTAGTGACAGAGATATTAATACCTAAAAAGTTCATTTCTCTAAGATACTCTGCAATGCTTATTCCTTCTGCATTTGAAGAAAATAATAGTAATACTTTATTCCTTACTAATACAATCAGGAAATCCGGAAGCGTGGCCTAAAAGTTGCCGTGGCAGGGGTTCCCAAGACAATAGACAATGACATAGCGGTAATTATTGTTTACAAATTACTTTATTTTCTTGTACAGAACTGTTTTCTTAAAATCAGTTAATATGCCCACAAATAGGAAGATGACTCATTACTGATTGCTTGTGTCTTTTGATTATTAGATTATCGACAAGTCCTTTGGTTTTGATTCGGCCGTCGAAGAGGCTCAACGTGCCATTAATTCAGCTCATGTGGAAGCTTGCAGTGCTGAGAATGGAATAGGCTTGGTAAAACTGATGGGCCGTTATAGTGGTTAGTTTTCTGACATATTCTTCATAGTCACTTGCCATCTTGTGCGTGCTATTTTCTTATACATTTTCTGAAAGCAAATGTCAGATTTATACAAATAGAAGGAAAATTATTTGATAAGCTTGTTCATATATAGTGTTAGTTAAACTATTCAACATCTTATTAATTGTATTTACAGTCTGCATACAGAAAAAAAGGTGCTAGATTTTTCTTTATTTCAGCCACAACAACTTTGCTAACTCTTTACATTTTCTTATCATTAAATTCCTTTTCCTCTAATGCAGGGTTCATTGCGATgtatgctactcttgcaagccgGGATGTGGTAAGTTGATGCCTTCTATAACTGTCCAGGATGTTGCATTCTATATTCTGTTTTAGTTCATTCCTTCTTATTCATGCATGATTGACTTAATTCCTACCCATTTCTCAAACATTAGTATTAGAATTCTTGCTTTATGTTCATTATTTAACCTCAATGTAAGAGTTACTTATTTTTTCTTTGGATCTCCGATTTCCGCAGGATTGCTGCTTGATTCCAGAGTCTCCGTTTTATATGGATGGGGAAGGGGGGTTGCTTCAATATGTAGAGAGGAGGCTGAAAGAAAACAAGCACATGGTTATTGTTGTTGCTGAGGGAGCAGGCCAGGATATTATTGCCAAAAGCATACCCGCTTCAGATCAGCTAGATGCATCTGGAAATAAGCTGCTTCTTGATATTGGTCTCTGGCTGACTCACAAGATTAAGGTACATACCAACATTTTCTTGCCACTGGAGTTGATTCCATTCTCCATGACATAATTATTATTGGTATTTACTAGAAATTGTGTTGCCTTATCTGTTGCATGAATATTTTAGGGAGTACTCAGTTTACTTACTCATTTCATTAATGCACTGTAGGACCACTTCAAGAGCAAAAAGATGGAGATGACGATTAAATACATTGGTAACATATTGACTAATTGTGTCTACTTCATAGAGGACAATGTTCTAAAACAACTTGTTGATCtgtgtagcactaggctaacaatAGTCTTATCTACATTCTGCAGATCCTACCTACATGATCCGAGCTATCCCGAGTAATGCAGCAGACAATGTCTACTGCACACTGCTGGCTCATAGTGCCATCCATGGCGCAATGGCGGGATACAGCTTCACTGTTGGGATGGTCAATGGCAGACATGCCTATATACCTTTCTATGTGAGTACCTTGAAGTTATCTTGTGCATTATGGTAGGAAAAAATGTGCTTACTGAATATGCATATGTAGCTTCTAATGGGTAGCTCAGTTGCACCCTATGTTCCCATTTTTCTCAGTTCCTGCAAGATCTGACATTTGCCACCTGAAGGACATGGCAAAGACATTTTAGCAAACATAATTTAAACCATTTATAAGCGCTCTACCATTTCATCTGCTCTCATGTTAAACATGGTTTTAACATAACATGAACAAAAATATCTTTTTGGTTACAGAGGGTGACGTCCACACGGAACAAGGTGAAGATCACTGACCGGATGTGGGCGAGGCTGCTGTCGTCGACCAACCAGCCTAGCTTCTTGAGCCAGAAGGACATCGACGAGGCCAGGGAGGCCGATAGGCTGGCCAACAAGCCGCCACTGCCATCCGTCGCCAACCACAATGTGGCAAGAGCCTTTGACCAATCTGCAGCAACTTCGTCGAACGGCGAGATATAGCGATGCGCTGGTCTGTAACCGTGTACAGTAGCTACTGCTATCCTGCTGAGGAACATGTGCCACGCCACGCCACGGAGTTTTACTTCCTTACGATATCCCTTGTACGAGTAGTGCACGTATGGATACTGTTCAGGTGTTCTGTGAAATAAGCAGTATTATTGTGCTGCTACTGCTGATAATGTTCTTTTCTTGCCCTGCCAATTTGCTTCGCATTTCCTGTGAAATCTGCAGCGGCCTTCTGCTGGAGGGGGATGGGGGTATATATGCTTGCATTTTGTTCTCTCGTCTGTACAACCTGTAATGAACCATTTGCCACTTTTAGGATCCACtctctctgttcctaaatataagtgtTTTTTTAGGGATTCTAGTATGGGGGgtttgaccccccccccccccccccaatggAGCAAAATGTGTGAATCTACATTTTAAAATATGTTTAGTTGGGAGGAATCTACATTTTAAGACTTGCTCTTAATGTAATAATAACTACTACTCAATTGCCTTCCTTTCATCTGATACCATAAATTGAAACTTTATAGTAGTGTCTTGAATGGTGTCAGTGTGTTCTCTTCGTAACTACCGATGATAGTTAACTCTAGTGTCTTGAATCTTGTCCGTATGTTCTCTTGGTGATGACTGAtgatggttaactcctaccaacgTTATTTGGCTTTGGTGTTTTACACAATTGATACCTATATATGTATCATGTTTTGTTAATGAGTTTGAACTAATTAAAGCAAGCCCCGAGTTGAtgatggttaactcctaccaacgTTATTTGTCTTTGGTGTTTTACGCAATTGATACTTCCTTCGTCCGAAAAAGCTTGTCCTTCAAATGGAAGTATCTAGCACCAAGTTAGTACTAGATACATTCATTTAAGGAACAAGTTTGAGACAAGTTTTttggatggagggagtacctaTATATGTATCATGTTTTGTTAATGAGTTTGAACTAATTAAAGCAAGCCCCGAGTTTTGATATTCTGcttcatactccctccgttcctaaatatttgtcttccTAGATATTTTAACAAgcgactacatacgaagcaaaatgcgTGAATCTACAATCTAAAATATGTccatatacatctgtatgtggtagttCATAACACTAAGCTCCATAGTTTTAAAGAGCTCATATTTAATTGAGGTTTTTAATTGGAATTGAGTCACCTGATTCTAACCGGGTCAATAATTTCTCAAAGCTCTCTCATTTATTTTTTATACTATACAATATGCTTCCTAATTTTGATAGCCTCACAATTAACTGAGGTCTTTAGATTAGAAATGGGTCACCCGATTTTGACCGGGTCAACAATTTCTCAAGGAACTCTTCCATTCATTTCTTTTAATTCACTATGTCCCATTATTTTGAAGCCCTTTCATTCGATTGGGGCATTCAATTTTGGATTATGTTTACAATTTTGATTGGTTCCATAAATTTTCAAATCAATCAGCACCTACAAAATATATTAATCCCTCGCATCCTCTCACCACCTAGAAAAAAGAAGCCTCTATAACGGTAAACTCCCTAGTTTTAAAGAGCCCATATTAAATTAAGGTCTCCAGTTGGAATTGGATCACCCGATTGACCGGATCAACAATTTCTCAAAGCTTCCTTATTCCATTCTTTTATACTAATTTTTAAGGCCTCACAATCAATAGAAGTCTCCAATTAGAATTGGGTCACCCAATTTTGACCAGATCAACTATTTCTCAAAGCTCTCTCATTTAATCTTTTTATACTATACATTATGCTTTCTAATTTTCATAGCCTCACAATTAACTGAGGTCTTCAGATTAGAATTGGGCGATCCGATTTTGACCGGGTCAACAATTTCTCAAGGAGCTTTTCCATTCAATTCCTTTAATTCACTATGTGCCATAACTTTGCAGCCCTTTCATTCGATTGAGGTATTCAATTTTAGATTAGGTTTACCATTTTGATTGGTCCCATGAGTTTTCAAATCAATTAGCAGCAACCGACCTATAAAATAGCATTAATCCCTCGCATCCTCTCACCACCTAGAAAAAAGAAGCCACTAAGATCCCTAGTTTTAGAGACCCATATTCAATTGTGGTCTCCAATTAGAATTGGGTCACCCGATTTTGACTTGGTCAATaatttctcaaattttgaaacaTAGTGAGTATTTAAGAAAAACACCAACGGCACAACAAAGCGCGCCCAACCCTTCTAGTTAAGATGAAAGAACATTAATCAGAGTCATGTACATTAGATAGAGTGGATCCCAATTTGTGAAGTACTCCTAGAGGCAGTAAGAGAAGAAAAGTTTTATAGATTTGCTTCACCAAAGATAAAAAATATCCTTGACATGTCGTATCGTTTAATGTGCGGGATAAGGGGAATAGGTGATTAAAAAAAGAGTTAAATGAGCCACCTTGCAGACTGTACAAGTTGAACAGAGTAAGTGTTCGAACCTTTTTGAGACAAAAATGTGTGTAACCTATGAGAAACGATAGCTTGGATGTATTCCACCAATATAGATGACGGTCCATTAATAGACttagtgaagcatgagatatcatgTAGAGTGAGGATTTTTAGCTTCTGGGCTCCATGAAATCCAAAAATTTCAAAAATTGAAAAGCCAACCTTTTAAGTCCCAAAATGGTTTTGAAAATACACATGACCATAGAGGTGCATACTACATGCGTCTAAACTTTCATGATAAATATGTCTTTATGCAATATATGTAAATGATATTTTGGGTAGCTCATGTCAAAATGTATTTCATCGTGAAACTTACAATCATATGTGTGTGTATTTGTTTTCATAATGTCTTAAAACTTAAAAATCAAgtttttttttattttaaaaTATCCGGGCTCCATGCAGCCTAGGAGATGAAAGCAATTCCCACATCATGTAATGTTATTTTTTGGTGGTTTTACTGTTGTTTTAGCTTCAATGGTCTTTTGTATTCCCATTTTGGATGCAAAACCTTATAACTTTACAAACTAGATAGCTTTGTGCATTATCAGTTGATGCACATGTTGGGTTTTTACCTCCTTTTAGGGAGAAGAATATTATAGCCCAGCTTTATAATAAAGCAACAACAAAAGAC
Coding sequences within it:
- the LOC125525536 gene encoding ATP-dependent 6-phosphofructokinase 6-like, whose protein sequence is MASHIILPPDGDDDEQQRREDEENDGGGSGSGGDGEQQQQGGGNAKAALPFSAMCVRISRDSYPNLRALRNASHASLTDAAYVKISEGDFGYVLDDVPHLADYIPDVPTYPNPLQDHPAYSTVKQYFVNEDDTVPQKVVVQKNSRRGVHFRRAGPRQRVNFESDEVKACIVSCGGLCPGLNTVIRELVCGLAHMYNVNNIFGIQNGYKGFYSSNYVAITPKTVNDIHKRGGTVLGTSRGGHDTKKIVDNIQDRGINQVYIIGGDGTQKGAYEIYKEIRKRGLKVAVAGVPKTIDNDIAIIDKSFGFDSAVEEAQRAINSAHVEACSAENGIGLVKLMGRYSGFIAMYATLASRDVDCCLIPESPFYMDGEGGLLQYVERRLKENKHMVIVVAEGAGQDIIAKSIPASDQLDASGNKLLLDIGLWLTHKIKDHFKSKKMEMTIKYIDPTYMIRAIPSNAADNVYCTLLAHSAIHGAMAGYSFTVGMVNGRHAYIPFYRVTSTRNKVKITDRMWARLLSSTNQPSFLSQKDIDEAREADRLANKPPLPSVANHNVARAFDQSAATSSNGEI